In Vitis vinifera cultivar Pinot Noir 40024 chromosome 4, ASM3070453v1, the genomic window TTCTTGTTTTGCTTTGGTTATCAAAATTCTTGACTCTGAATTGGTTTAAGCATTTAATATTATGAAGTGAGATGATCAAATCAAGTATTTGGCTGCTGGtacttttttattcatatttgaaCAATGAACTGGTTTTGCCTGTTTGTCTGTCTGCTAATGTGTGTTTTTATGATTTCAGTTCTCGTGTGTTTCTTCTTGGTCCATCTCACCACTATTATACTCCAAAATGTGCTCTTTCAAGAGCCACAGTTTATAAGACACCAGTAGGGGACCTACAAATTGATTTGGAAGGTACTGtgagttttgttttgttttgtttttccctcattttttttggcatattatgcttattttcttctttaggaGTTCCTATGTTAGAAGCTTTGATATTCAAGATATTATGAACCTGATGAAGTTGGCCTGGCTTTGTTTTCCATGGAATTATCAGGCAATAATCATTCTTTTGCAATAACATTTCCTTTagaaatgttatatatatatataaacaataaaattccTTTTTCCTGCACAATGGAGGTTTTTAGATCCTACCTTTCCTAAGAATCCATTTGGAAGTGATCCTAGTTAAAGCGCCTTTAGTTTGTAGTGCTTTTGTTGATAGTGCTTCTATTAAATATGGTTTTAAGAATAATGATAAGTGCTTTGATTGTGATTTTGGTAATGTGTTACATAATAAAAAAGTGATTCTTAGAAGAATCGCCTACCAAGTGATTTTCTAGAGTTTGGACAATTTTTGTTTGTGCTTTGTATACTGGCAGATACTAAAAAACATATATGTAGGTATGtgtatttataataataatgcatGTGAGAATATAACAAGAGTAATCCCACTTTTAGTAGATGGTCTTTTCCCACTTTGACCACAGCTATGTAGTTGTTGTGCTTGGAGGAAGGATTTCTTATCCTTCTTTGTACTTAatccataataatataatgtttgtttctaataaaagaAGGGAGCTTAAAGCTCAAGGAGATTGTAGGATGTGGTAATTGTAttataataagaataagaataagaataagaagaagaagaagaagaagaagaagaagaagtttgGGGTGGGGAATGTTGGGGTCAACCAGAGAAGTTTGGGTAGAGCCaaattaagaagaagaagacaaggCAGCTCAAAGCTTAAGGAGATTGTAGGATGTTGTAACTgtagaataataataagaataagaagTAGTTGAGGAGATTCTAGAATTTTGTGAGGTATCTTCCATTCTTGTACTAGAATCCAAAGAGATTGTGTTGAGGAGATTGTAGGATATTGTTTGTGAAGACTTAAACAATGCCACACTCGTATGTGAAGGCCAAACtgggagaaagaagaaaaagcaaTGCCATTTAGTCCTTTATTGTTGTCTTGTGCTTTCTTCTTAAATAAGACACCTAAACACTTCatgtgaaaaaaagaaatccaACTCCAACCCTCCTTGACAAACACCATAAAAATGCCCCCACATCTTAAGAAGAAGAGGCATGCAGCTCTGACCCAAACAGCAACGGCCATGTTTTCCAACACTGTATGCCTTGCTTATATGCAAAAACCTAAACACGGTAGAAGAAGTAGCAATAACTGTCTCCTTTAAGGCTTTTATAGTGCAGCACAAGCTTCTCATTACTTCCTTTAGGGCTTTTCTAGGGAAGGCGTCTCCCTCAGGTCAGAAGCACCCATCCCTGTATCTGCTTTGGGGTAGAAGTGCTCCAACCCAATTTCTCCTTTGGGGGTTGTCTAGTTCAGAAGCAGCAGAGGAAGAATACTGCAAAGAAAACCACATGCCTTTGCTGCTTCcaatttgatttcttatttatttattcatttttcatgATAAAGCTTGTAAAAGATGCTTGTGGTGTGAAGCACTCAATAgtgaaatatattttcttaatgaaattttcttgaaatttcttaCGAATtgtaaataatagaaaattgaaaatagcaTGTTGAAATTGGAATTGGATTTGGGTTTGGATGATATTTTGGTGATATGTGATGATCGCTAATGCTATGACAAATGTTTGCATGTCCAAATCTTACAGATCTTATAAAATCACACATGTAAATCAGgttgtgttttgttttcttgCCTTCGGTTGCACCACCTTGTACCTTGCACCTTAGGCTTCAATAGGCCTTTTCCTTTAGGTGCACCTTGTATCATTGTGTGTTTCGACACTATGTATTTGTCTAGAATGAAGATGTTTGTCACCACATATCTTGCTGTTTGGAGAAAGTTTGATAACAttcatgtttgtttttttatgtcaGTCGTTGAGGAGCTAAAAGCTACAGGAAAATTTGAACTGATGGATCTTGACGTTGATGAAGCTGAACATAGCATGGAAATGCATTTGCCATATCTTGCTAAAGTATTTGACGGGTAATATTTTCATAGAATAATGTTATCTTGTATATTCATTCTTCATTGAAGTTGactttttttaatgatattgaTGCAGGTACCCAGTAAAAATTATACCCATTTTAGTTGGTGCGCTTAATGCTGAAAATGAAGCCATGTATGGACGGATGCTCGCCAAATATGTGGATGATCCAAATAATTTCTTTTCTGTGTCCTCAGATTTTTGTCACTGGGGCTCAAGGTTCTGTTCTTGCTCTGTTCATGTCAATTCCAATTGCCTCTTTAGATTAGAGAATATGAATCTTCTTCAGATGTCAATTGATTTTTATGGTTATTCATGGAAATTTTTTGGTGCATTAGTTTAAGCAGCCCTCAAATTTTTTCTCCTTTGAGTCTTAAAATTCTTGGTGATTTCGTGAGTTTCTATGACTAGAAAGCAGTACAAGTAAATAAATgagcatataaaaaaaaaaagaaaaaaagaaggaaggagaaaaagaaaaaaatgaaatagtgatACCATGTTCTTTGAAGGTTAAGTTATTTTTTCCTTATGCTTCTTCATGGGTATAATTTTGGTTCATGTTATATCCATAATTATGTTGCATGGTACTAGATGTACTGTGTTAAATGTCACCATTCCTGAATATATGCAGGATCTCAGGGATATTCCTGTTTAGCATGCTTACTTGAATGTACGCACAAACATAGACCTTTGCATCTGTCAATTGATTTTGTTATTACTGTCCAATCTCACATATTTTGACTTGCATAATTTGTATTAGGTTCAATTATGTGCACTATGACAAGAAATTTGGGGCCATCCACAAATCCATTGAAGCTTTGGACAGGATGGGCATGGATATAATAGAAACAGGAGATCCAGATGCATTTAAGCGATACCTGTTGGAGTTTGACAACACCATTTGTGGACGCCATCCAATTAGCGTTTTTCTCCATGTAAGTGTGTCCAATTTTTCTCAGAAGTTACCAAAGTTCTTGATGGAGGAAGTATTTTGCAATTGCAAAAGCCCTTAAAACTCTTCCAAGTAGTTCCTGGCCTCCCTTTTTTTCCTCTAAGATCCCATTTAGGAGTAAAAATCCTTCTGTAAAGATTGGCTTGGTGCGGTTTTCACTTGATAACATCTTGCAAAAGTTCTTGTGGTCTTTGCATGTGTCGTGTTTTTTTCAATTAGTTTTGAGATTATATTTAGTATTCTGTGTTCTAAGGTTGTTTTTAGAATTGTAAGTGTTTAGAAGTGTCTTTTATCTATTTAGTGGCCATGCATATTTCCTCTTCTCCCAGATTTTCACAAGTTCTGTGACATGCCAAACCAAATTGTGGGAGATCTCACattttattaccaaaaatagccaaaaataaaaggatggGAACTTGTATTGCTGCTGTTgacaatttgatatttttattttttgataaggaTTGTTACTTGAACTTCAAACTGGCATGTAATCTTATAGTCTGATGCATGTTGCAAATGTTTTAGTCAAAGGGAGAGCTTGTGAAAAGGATGATGAGGCACATGCttattttttcccccttttctttTTAGGTTTCATTCTAAAAGAGAAAATGCAACCACTTTAGTTTAGCAGGTTGCCTAAGTAGCCGAATGTCTTCCCACATTTTGTAGTGAATTCATATGCCCTCATTTAGAGTTCCATCGTCACAAACCTCACGATGCTAACTGCACCCCCCACAACCAGCACCAGGTAACCCAAGGCATTCTACCACACATCCCATCATTAACCCTAACCAACTGGGCACCCTACCGACTTCCAGCCCTTTTTTTCCCACTTCATAACATGTGTTTGCTAACTTTTCCTTTTCCCCCCTTATTCGATTTTATCAGATGCTGAGGAACTGCTCAACAAAGATAAAGATCAATTTCCTTCGATATGAACAATCAAGCCAATGCAAAACTATGAGAGACAGTAGCGTAAGCTATGCATCTGCAGCAGCACAGGTGGATGCTTGATATTGGCGTTCCAAATTCATCTGTATTAATATGAATTATGCTCACTACTCCTTTAAATTAACTGTCATCTCTAAACCATTTACTCGTATTTGCTATATCTCATCTCACTTTGGGTTCCCCTTCATAAATTAATACTAGTAACTTAATGTATTGCcaactgttttttatttatttattattccttatatatatatatttcctgcAGCGACTGCTGCTTTCTTTCCATTCAGATTTCTTTTATCCGTGGAACCAGGTGTGCATGTGTAGAGCCTAAAAAATAGTGATGGCCATGGAAGATGCGATGAATTGGTGGTTGTCTGAATGATGAGAGTGGCAATCATAGGTTTTGTGGTATCTTATGGTAGTGATGAGCTTAAGGAGTAATGATAACAGCAAGATGATTTTGGACTGATGGTAGTGTGATGGTGGTGGTGCTGGAGTGGTCGTGGGTGGCTGTGGTGATGGTTATGATTGCTGTTAAAATGCCTATTCAGATGTTCTAGGATATTTATTACACATGGGTATCATTAGAATGTGAAAACAGTGATGATTGTGGTGTTGTGGGTATACACTGGTGAGGGTGGCATTGATGAGGTTTTagtaaaattattttggatGAATTATGGTAACCTCTGTCTGACCACATATGACTTGATTAAGGGACCTGATTTTGGTGTAGGAATGTGATGTCATGGTCTAAAAACTGCAAATTCCTCCTTCTATTCGGTTTTGTGAACTGAGTCAAGGTCTGATTTGTTCTTCTGATAAAATGTTGTCAAGACCATGGCTGATGTTACATCATGCTCTCCTCCATTTTCCATATCCAGGCCATATCCAAGCAAAACCATGGCCAAAGCAAGTGAGGTAATAAAATTTATGGGAATGAAGATTTAAGAGGAGAATGGTGGTAAATTTGAGAATCTGAAAGAGGGGAATGTTGGTTGGGGTAAGCAAATAAAGGGTAATAGTCCAGCTGGGTATGTGGGGTGGAGTTGGATGGCTTTCCCATTTGGAATTGAAGAGAGGTGAGGGTGGAAGCGGGGGTAATGATGCCATTCTTAAGGTCTTGCTTGCTTGCATAGTTTTTATGAATTTGTAACTGGGCTTTTCTCAAGTAAGACAGTTAGCTTACTTCCTTTCTGACTTTGAAGCAACAGCAGCTATCTGTTGCTCATTCAGCTAAAAGGTGTAAAGGTGGACTATAAATGAAAATTCACAGCTTTAGGAAGACATatctccctttctctctctcattctcatcacttgtttttctttttattttttaactcagTAAATGAAATGTTAATCatctttttctgtttttggaGTGAAGCCTGACGATGGGCAATTATTCTGATGTGGACTGGATTCAAAGCTCCATCCCTAGGCCCTCTTTACCTTGGGAGGTgttaatggaaaaatatttcaatgaagATATTCTCTATTTGCTTTTTGGAAACAATTTCAACCATCCAAACATCAGTACCTGTATTGCATTTGGGTAGGATGATGTGACAGGAATTTAAGAACTAAAGATGCTCTTTTCAAAAGATGACTTCTGAAGAGTAACCAtataattgcatataaagtcaAGGGATAAAGGGTCACACCATCTATTCTCCTTTTCAAAAGTTACAGGGGCTTCCCCAAAATGTCTTGCCAGGTAGCCAGCACTCTTCCCTCTTTCAAATAAAGTTACCTGTAACAGTTCCTCCTGAGAAAAGGATAATTTCAGAGACTTGTGGAATGTCAAAAGGTGCATATTACTGAAGGCCAATGCCCAGTTTGGAGAAGACAGTCAGAATACATCTTGTATTGGGATAGCATCTCATCTACAGTAATTATCTGGAACATAGCTCATTCAGAAGTTTGAGGATAGTAAAGGCTATTTAGGAGGCTGAAGCTGAAGAAAGGAAGAACTTAATTCAGTGTGCTGAGAAGCTGAGAAAATAGCAGcagttcaaaattttcttctgcGAGAAGAAGCCATTTGAAATTAGACCTGGTTGGGCAAACTGTGCACATGAAGAGTATTCCACAGACAAAAGGTGTTACCAGTCAGAACCCATTGCTTGCAAAATTTCCAAGTTTGTATCCCATTTTAAGTATTCAAAGATCTATACCATATGATTTATCCATAAGCAAGAAACAAAGACAGAAAAAGCTTTCACCTGATATAGATAACTTATTTTGAGTATTCTGTAGTACAGCATATTTTATGGGGACCATACCTTGATGTCCTTATTTTAGCTCAACTCTGAGTTATTTATGCACATAACCTCAAGCCAAGGCTTGCTTCCTCACTCAAAACACATGGTAGGGCAATTCTGGATCAGTAGTCATCAGGCAAGCGGGTCAACAACTGGTGGCAATGCTGTCCATTTCCCTACAGATTCAAGGGGCTCAATGATATGGATGCCACCATTAGATAAGCCAACCGCAAACTGGTTTGGGTTATTTGGATGAGCGGCAACCACAAGTGGGTATACATCACATCTGGAGCCAGCAACCAAAAAAGAAATGTATTCATATGGATGGCTAATGTTTTAAAGAAGTATGATTTACCTATAGGAggggaaaatgaagaagaaagaaaaaagaaacaaagtatGATTATGTGGGTTCGGATCTATCCTAACTTCCAATAGGTTAAGAGGACAATGTAGGCTAAAGCACAAACCATGAGATAAAAGAAGTAATATCCATTATCTATATCTAGAAATCAATATGTCGAGAATAATTTGGACTAGATGTCACGATAACCTTAAAAAAGCTAGAATGGAATAGTCAAATGAGATGATGAAGTACCTGATATCGAGAGGAATACAAGCATTGAAATCAATCCGACATTGCAGGTGGAAATTTGGAGTGTTAAATACAGAAGCCGTTCCATCTAGAAAGATTGCATATACTAACTGGCTATCAGAAGAAAATGTTGCATGCGAGATTTCTGCCGAAAATTTTCCTGTGACCCACTGGAAATATGAAACagaaaataccattttttttaacaaaacatGTTTTAGCGAGAAACCATTACTTATCATGGAAGGAGAGATGACAAAGAAGGCACCTGTCCAATGCATTCTAGTTTCTTTGCTTCATATATTGCAAGACAAGTGTCATGCACAGCAAGGAAGTGAATTTGATCCTGGTGAAACTGGATTCGGATGTCTGACAGTGGTGGACCCTCATCAGGGATCTGCATGGATCTGCTGTTCACCCTTTCCCATCCATCATAATTCCACACAACAATCTGGAGAAGAAAAAGGAACACAATGACCAAAAGGGCATTGTAGAAAGTGGTAATGCTAAAAACTTCACTCTGCAGTTCGTATAagcagtttttttattttattttattttatttttattttttacagaACATACTCTTAAGAAATATATGTTGGTAACACAATAAATAGTAAGTGCTAAATACTAACCTGAGAAAAAAAATAGCCTCTTTCTCCCAGTCCATGTTAAgcagttaatttttatttttattttgagtttttttttttacatgttgTACTTTCAAGAAATAAATGTTAGTAGCATATGCCTTAGATTTGAACTTAGGAGCAAAAAGGGGGTGTATTTCTACATGAGACAACATGAAGTGCCAAATACTAGCTTGAGAAAAGATATAGTGATTCTTGATATGAAtgtaatgaaagaaaaaatactaGCCTGAGCATCTGCTCCTGATGAAACAAGTACATTCAGAACCTCTGAGAAGGCAAGGCCAGTGATCTTTCCAAAGTGGCCCTTAAGCTTGTTCTCAACCTGCATGAATGTAGGTAGCAACTAAGTTGCCTTAGTTTCTCTTTGAAAGTCTCTCCACAAATATTTATACTTTATAGGGAGATAATTTACCTCATCATTGCGAACATTGTAAATCACAATTGTGGAATCATCCAGGCCTACTGCAATTATATTGTTATCTTGAGGATGAAGAGCAAGAAATGTTGCCATTGGTGGAGAAGACATAAAAGTTGTCATTTTCTGTGCTTAAGCAACAAATTTGGGAATGGTCAGTTAGAACCTTCATGAACTGTTGAACTCCAGATGATTGGATCAGGAAACTATTCTTAATAGCATGACTCAACACTTATGCGAAGAGCTTCGGGACAATGCACCCAAGCAGCTACACGTATGTTTATTAAGGTTACCTTATATGTCAGCATGTTGAACACAGAAATCTTCCCTCCTGAAGCTGATATGCCATATGaatcatttttggaaaaaacaaaacatgctACAACGTCTGCAGGGTTGGTTCCAGCACTGTAATCACCAATCAGTTGTGACCTGCCTTTTGGTTTCCATAATTGAGGGGGAATCTTGGTGGTTGCCTATATCAAATACCCATCACAGTGACATTGTCAACTTTCAAGAGATACAAGAAGTTTAAATAGATGATAACTAATAGGAATAATTATCTCCTTTTTACCTTTCCACTCATATTAAGGTCATTTTGCGGCCATTTCCAAACCACATGAACATTTGATCCTAATGCCAAAATGGAATCACCTGCATTGTTGTAGATCAAACTTGACACCTGCAGTTGTTAAGAGAAGCCAATGAGAACctttttatctctcaaattgggGTCTAAACACCTGAATGGTTGAAAAGGCTCAACTCCTTGAGAATTTGCTACAAGTATCATCATCAGTGTTacctaagaaaatatttattgtatTGCTTGCTCAATAATAGATACAGGAAAATTAGTACAGATACCACAGGTATAcagaagaaaatggaggaacACCTGTTAACAGAAAATCCAGTTTCATACTGAATTATCTTTGGTTAAGTTGGATCTCATAATTTATTAGAACAAATGCAAATTGATAATGCATTATAGTGTGGATCATGTCGAGGCCAGGGCCTGCATATGTAAAGACAGCTTTCAAATTTTCTACCTACGGTTCTCTCAGTCAAACAATTCTGAAACAAGGGGTACAAGTTTGAGGAGGCAATTTTTCATCATGGCACATGTCAATACGtagaaaaatgaaagatttAACAACAAAACCTGGTGGAATCTCAATGCTTAATGTATGTCAAAATTCCCATGCTGATGTTTTCTTCTGTTCTCtagggttatgtttggtttctagaaagcatgatggaaaggaaaaaaaaaaaagctaaggaaaaagaaaattaaatgtaattagaaattttatgcattttaaatttattaattatatatatatatatatatatgagttaaAACAAGTGACATGATtttgaagtagtatatataaataatttattgactttaaaatcctcccccccccccccccccccaaacctttgttttttccttcgtattttctttcacattttctgAGAGCCAAACATAGTCTAATTACCTTCAATTTAAGCTTGCTTATAGCATGTGCTTCAGATCATAAGCTAAGTGGACCTAGAATTAGAGTTATGTGACTAAATTTGAGTGTGATTGCCACAATCAGGGAAATGCAGCTAAGTTTTTGGGTCATATGCAACATTCTGATGGGCAAATGAAATGCATCTGTGATTTCCAACAGTTCCAGTAGcaaagtatttggttgctgAATcacagaagaaaaaaagaacaatttTGGATTCCAATAGAATTTcttgtctatttttttttttcttatttgtctTTGAAACCGAACAGGGGATAAAGGGACTCACTGCAAAGAAACATCAATAACATTCAAGCACTGCTCACATGCTTAGATAATTTTGCCATTCATTCATCTGCAATGCAGAAAGATGACTCCAGGGAATTTCTAATTACTTAT contains:
- the LOC100256144 gene encoding uncharacterized protein LOC100256144 isoform X3: MVHRQSKLAEELDGWLRASGLAKSPDVRGVIAPHAGYSYSGRAAAYAFGNIDPSSISRVFLLGPSHHYYTPKCALSRATVYKTPVGDLQIDLEVVEELKATGKFELMDLDVDEAEHSMEMHLPYLAKVFDGYPVKIIPILVGALNAENEAMYGRMLAKYVDDPNNFFSVSSDFCHWGSRFNYVHYDKKFGAIHKSIEALDRMGMDIIETGDPDAFKRYLLEFDNTICGRHPISVFLHMLRNCSTKIKINFLRYEQSSQCKTMRDSSVSYASAAAQVDA
- the LOC100256144 gene encoding uncharacterized protein LOC100256144 isoform X1, which translates into the protein MKCDIVDEANEQGRKVISHSLKLAEELDGWLRASGLAKSPDVRGVIAPHAGYSYSGRAAAYAFGNIDPSSISRVFLLGPSHHYYTPKCALSRATVYKTPVGDLQIDLEVVEELKATGKFELMDLDVDEAEHSMEMHLPYLAKVFDGYPVKIIPILVGALNAENEAMYGRMLAKYVDDPNNFFSVSSDFCHWGSRFNYVHYDKKFGAIHKSIEALDRMGMDIIETGDPDAFKRYLLEFDNTICGRHPISVFLHMLRNCSTKIKINFLRYEQSSQCKTMRDSSVSYASAAAQVDA
- the LOC100256144 gene encoding uncharacterized protein LOC100256144 isoform X2; translation: MEMIRRASHAGSWYTDNPRKLAEELDGWLRASGLAKSPDVRGVIAPHAGYSYSGRAAAYAFGNIDPSSISRVFLLGPSHHYYTPKCALSRATVYKTPVGDLQIDLEVVEELKATGKFELMDLDVDEAEHSMEMHLPYLAKVFDGYPVKIIPILVGALNAENEAMYGRMLAKYVDDPNNFFSVSSDFCHWGSRFNYVHYDKKFGAIHKSIEALDRMGMDIIETGDPDAFKRYLLEFDNTICGRHPISVFLHMLRNCSTKIKINFLRYEQSSQCKTMRDSSVSYASAAAQVDA